The following are encoded together in the Humulus lupulus chromosome 5, drHumLupu1.1, whole genome shotgun sequence genome:
- the LOC133780166 gene encoding glutathione S-transferase T3-like — protein MDSQLHDSQLHGVHSFTTLLQEGEESYNDYLPSLNDLESQYTPSNPEEGSSRKTKSRKGNFSTEEDNLLVLAWLNTSMDPINGVDQSKYSFWSRVHEYYEKKKKSISFERSSCSIRNRWSTIQLATNKFCGALAQIERRSPSGANEQDKIEKAKEFYRSIHPTSFNFLHCWTILRHHPKWKESVAEGSSMKAKRRSIIRDGHAPEFIDEDTAAPSLDVNLERPIGKKVAKKRKRQEDNSSNLTDLVIEIKGERIKSNAEKGEIRKEYARIAKERLEFDKQKEENEIMRRELEIMRVDVSTLSPTQQEYFRTLQLEILEKQKSRKP, from the exons ATGGACTCACAACTCCATGACTCACAACTCCATGGGGTTCATTCCTTCACTACACTGTTACAAGAGGGGGAAGAAAGCTACAATGACTATCTCCCATCTTTGAATGACTTAGAGTCGCAATATACTCCATCCAATCCAGAAGAGGGAAGTAGTAGAAAAACTAAATCTAGAAAAGGAAATTTTAGCACAGAAGAGGACAACTTGCTAGTTTTGGCTTGGCTGAATACTAGTATGGACCCAATCAATGGGGTTGATCAATCAAAATATTCATTTTGGTCTAGAGTTCATGAATATtatgagaaaaagaaaaaatctatATCTTTTGAACGTAGTTCATGCTCTATTAGAAATAGATGGTCTACTATCCAACTTGCTACAAATAAGTTTTGTGGGGCCTTAGCTCAAATTGAAAGAAGGTCTCCAAGTGGGGCTAATGAGCAAGATAAG AttgagaaagccaaagagttctACCGAAGTATCCATCCCACTTCATTCAACTTTCTTCATTGTTGGACTATTCTACGACACCATCCAAAGTGGAAAGAATCTGTGGCTGAGGGTAGCAGTATGAAAGCTAAAAGAAGATCAATAATTCGAGATGGTCATGCACCAGAGTTCATAGATGAAGATACTGCAGCACCATCTTTAGATGTGAATTTAGAGAGACCAATTGGAAAGAAAGTTGCAAAGAAGCGAAAGAGGCAAGAGGATAACTCTTCCAATCTTACTGATTTGGTGATTGAAATAAAAGGGGAGAGAATCAAATCTAATGCTGAGAAAGGAGAAATTAGGAAAGAGTATGCCCGCATTGCAAAAGAAAGGCTTGAATTTGATAAACAGAAAGAAGAGAATGAAATCATGAGGAGGGAGTTAGAAATTATGAGAGTAGATGTATCAACTTTATCTCCAACGCAACAAGAGTATTTCCGTACCCTCCAATTGGAAATACTTGAGAAGCAAAAGTCTAGAAAGCCATGA
- the LOC133780167 gene encoding uncharacterized protein LOC133780167, whose amino-acid sequence MDPDFEIFDSSSSEEEEEEIILALAIEEERLGNERGSTSHRRSIPRRAFIRRNSLEGHQRLFQDYFSESPTYPPNLFRRRFRMQRHLFLRIQAEVEAYEPYFVQRRDAAKRLGHSSLQKITAAMRILAYGVSGDFVDEYLRIAENTATKCLKKFVKAIIGIFSHEYLRSPNENDIARLCAVGDSRGFPGMLGSIDCMHWKWKNCPSAWKGMYCGHIHEPTIILEAVASYDLWIWHAFFGLPGSHNDINVLEHSSVFRELAEGHAPKVNYSINGNDYSMGYYLADGIYPSWSTFVKTIHAPHGRKNKHFAATQESARKDVERAFGVLQARFAIVRGPARFYDRQTLKEIMMACIILHNMIVEDERHTYLRVEDFFYEQSDEITEEPMSHEHTNEFVNFIQRHHHIRDRGIHFQLQSDLIEHLWEIYSKS is encoded by the coding sequence ATGGATCCTGACTTTGAGATATTTGACTCTTCGTCatctgaggaggaggaggaggagataATTTTAGCTCTTGCTATTGAAGAAGAACGCTTGGGTAATGAAAGAGGCTCAACATCGCATCGTAGGTCTATTCCCCGACGTGCATTCATTCGAAGAAATTCGCTTGAAGGCCATCAACGCCTCTTTCAAGATTATTTTTCTGAGTCCCCGACGTATCCACCGAATTTATTCCGCAGGAGGTTTCGAATGCAACGTCATCTTTTCTTGCGTATTCAAGCCGAAGTTGAAGCATATGAACCATATTTTGTCCAAAGAAGAGATGCTGCTAAAAGACTGGGTCATTCCTCGCTTCAAAAAATAACTGCTGCAATGAGAATATTAGCTTATGGAGTCTCTGGAGATTTTGTAGATGAATACTTGCGGATTGCAGAAAATACAGCAACCAAGTGTTTGAAAAAATTCGTTAAGGCTATCATTGGCATATTCTCCCATGAATACTTAAGATCCCCAAATGAGAACGATATAGCTAGATTGTGCGCAGTTGGAGATAGTCGCGGGTTTCCTGGGATGTTAGGAAGTATTGATTGCATGCATTGGAAATGGAAAAATTGTCCAAGTGCTTGGAAAGGAATGTATTGTGGTCATATTCACGAGCCAACTATAATTTTAGAAGCTGTAGCGTCATATGACCTCTGGATATGGCATGCATTTTTTGGATTGCCAGGCTCCCATAATGATATTAATGTTCTAGAACACTCTTCTGTTTTTAGAGAGCTTGCTGAAGGACATGCTCCAAAGGTCAACTACTCAATAAATGGAAATGACTATTCGATGGGCTACTATCTTGCCGATGGTATATATCCTTCATGGTCTACGTTTGTCAAAACAATTCATGCTCCACATGGCCGTAAAAATAAACATTTTGCAGCAACTCAAGAATCAGCAAGAAAAGATGTAGAACGAGCTTTTGGAGTGCTTCAAGCTCGATTTGCTATTGTACGTGGACCGGCACGATTTTATGATCGACAAACACTTAAGGAGATTATGATGGCATGCATTATTTTGCATAATATGATCGTAGAAGATGAGCGACATACTTATCTTCGAGTAGAAGACTTTTTTTATGAACAAAGCGATGAAATAACTGAAGAGCCTATGTCCCATGAGCATACAAATGAATTTGTAAACTTCATTCAACGCCATCATCACATTCGAGATCGAGGAATTCATTTTCAACTTCAGTCGGATCTTATTGAACATTTATGGGAAATATATAGTAAATCTTAA